Genomic segment of Panicum virgatum strain AP13 chromosome 9N, P.virgatum_v5, whole genome shotgun sequence:
ATGGGTTGCCTAATCAGAGAACCTGATTACTGCTCGATTTGCACATATATGCACACCCATTTCAGATCGGAGGATTCGGGGAAAAAATTAGAAGCACACTGCTCACCAGAGTAACATGCGGTGAGCAAACTGAGCATAGAGGAAcacagggggaggaggaggcctgctCGATGCCCAGCAGGGCACGCTCGAGACCACAGCGACCGCTCGAactcccgtcgccgccgctcacaCCCTCGGGGCACAGCATTTTGCCGCCGCCGGAACCGGCGCGATGGTGGCGGAGTACCGCGTGTGCCCCGCAGGAGAGGGAGCGCTAGGCACGCAGGAGAGGGAAGCCTTCAGCCCGCACCCCTCGCAATTTGAGGTCGCCGCGGCCGCTGTGCAAGGGCCTGACGTGGGAATAGGAACGACcgtcgaggacgccgacgagctaCCTCCGCGCCAtcccgccgcagcctccacGCTCCGCTGCTCGACGCCTCCGCCGCTTCCGCACCGCCGTAGCCTCCGTGCCCCGCGGTTCGATGCCGACGCAGCCTCCGCGCACCAATactcgacgccgccgcagctcctgcGCCCCGCAAGCCACCTCCGCGCCAcgctccttgccgccgccgcctcggtgcTGTGCATCCGCCGCTCGGGTCCGCCACGCTCCATCCCGCTCGCGCTGCCACGGTGATTTGAATTGGGGGATCGGGGGTGGGTTTGGTGAGGGGGCGAGGGGGTATTGGGGGCGGGCTGGGCCAAGATGGGCCAAGCGGGTCTGGCGCGGGGGAGGGTGGGCCGGGTGGGTGGCTGGTTGGATGCTGGGTGTAGAATGCTATTCTACACCTAGGGTGTAGATTAGcacatagatatatatatatatataagatctTATATAAGGTCTAGACTCTAGAGGGAACGTCACGATGAGTTCGCCAGAGGGCCTTCAAAATGCTAGGGCCGGCAATGACCGCGTCACGCTGAAGCGTGGCGCCAACTACTTCATCTACAGCTTCCCCGGCCACTGTCAGGCTGGCATGAAGGTGGACGTCACCGCCGCGTGAGGCCCGGCCGAGAtgatcggccgccgccgcctataGCTTATTAATTTTctcttcagaaaaaaagagagaataaaATATTGTAACTGGATAGACGGTGCGCCCTGCTGCTGTTCGGGTCATGCTGTGTGCGTGTCGTCGGCTCGCCGTGTCGGGTGTTGCTAGTTGTTAAAGATCCGGCAGGTTGGCACTGCAGAGGGGTGTCCGTGTTGATGTGAGGAGCAATAAAAGAGTTTATACGGCTGCGTTTGTCTGCGCTGCGTCAATGATGTGTAACCTTGGCAATTCAATACTGTGTCTTGTATAAATGTATGCTAGTACCTCCATTCATAAACACAGTATATGATATGCCGTGTATTTGAAAATGGAGGGGAACTTCCGTGCCGTTAGAAATAAAACTAATCAGTGGTCAATTTTGCAATTAATGACGTCGTTAGAGGTCTTAAAAATGGTCACTTTCTCACTGGGCATCCAAGCTCAATAATACAGATCCCAAGTTCATCTTTTCTTTATCTCATTCACACATACATTTTCTCCCAGCGCGCTGCGCTGTAAGGAATTCTGCAACTCGACGACACTGACGAGCGTTCAGCTGCCTAAAACCAAACAGATctaatctaaaaaaatcaaacagaTCGGCTGCAAAACAAGCAGCCCAACGTAGCCTAAAGCCCATCCCTTGCGGGCCTAATTTGCAGTCAGGCTGCGGTCCAGACTATCTACACGCGCGTTGCCGTGTGCGCTGATTGCCGAGCCCGAGCTCCACAGATGCCATGGAAAGCGTCAGTACGCCTCGAGCGGAGAATGGTGGTACCATAAAAAAAAGTGGAGAATGTGGTATACTGGTATTCCATCGCTTTCGTCAAAAATATGGCACGGTGTTTTGACCAATGTGGCTTTCAAATTTAGATTCCAACCTATAATCTCTTGTGCGCGGGTTAGCATCCTGCAACGTCTATAGCTACAAAATTATTTATTATCGTAACATAAACTCCAAACACGACCCATCGATAAACTTCAAATACGAACGGCCAAGTGATGAATTCTTCAAATAGTTAAGACGACGGCAGATGCGAACGTGCCGCCGTTACTGCTGGATGGTATGGTCCAGCTGCTACAGCGTGGTCTGCCAATAAATCTGACAATGGGCATGCATCGGCACCAAACCCGCACCAAACCAGACATGCATGTGCTCATTAATTAACCCACTCCGATCCACTCGTTCGTTTATAGAAGCCAAACCAGCCCAAACTGTAACTTTCGTCGCcccgaaccaaaccaaaccaaacaaaaGATCTACAGGCTCAACCCATTAAAACCCATTTCCCAACCCACCAGCCCATCTGTGATCACTCGCGTGAACTCCTGCACTTGCTTCTGCTGCTCGGCCTACCACTGACCGACGACGCTGAACACCTCGCCCACCACCGACTCGACCCGCTCCGTGAGCGCCTCCGCGAAGGCCTTCCCGAGGAAGAAAGCGTCGAGGACGGCCTTGCTCCCGTTGTCACCTGCGCGACACCACCAGCAAGAGGACACAGTGAAACCCCAGCTCGAGTCGGGCTGCCCTCCTGCTCTGCTCCCCACGTGGACTCAGAGGGTACCTGGCTTGGGCTCGGGGcatgagccgccgccgccgccgctactccGGGCCGCGAATTTGGGGAGCCTTCTGGTGGAGAAGGGGGAGGCGTGGCAGGGGGCTAAGGCCAGGAAGGGGACGCAACAGACGGGGGAGAGGGACGGCGGCAGCCACAGGCAGCGCGGCCCCCCTGTGGCGGTGGCCCGGGCTCCTGCAGCACCGGTGGCCCGGTcccctgcgacggcggcggcggcccggcgcgtcccctgcggcggtggcgccgacggcggctcggcgccttggagcggcggtggcgcgggtggGATTTGGTTGATGGATTTGCGAGGAAGCAGCAGCCTGGACTGTGGCTTTGGGACTTTGGGTTGGAACCGTGGGTAAAGCCTATTAGCAAACCGAAACAAGCAGTCCAAAACCAAACTAAACTGAACTACTCCAAGCAATAGCTTGAACCGAACCAGCCCACCAGCTTGCTCAGTCTGTTTTCACCCAAATTGAATTGgccaacaagaaaaccaaaccatGCAAACTGGTTCCACCCAAACCATTGTCAGGTTTATCTGCCAACTGCCAAGTGGTGCATGGGGATGGCAGCAGGGGCAGCGTTTTGAATTTTTGGGTGTCCTGGCAATGGCAGCTTTGGGTAGTAACTTGCTTGTCATCTTTGCCACAACTCGACCACGAGGGCACCACTGAATTTCGAGCCTTTAAGGGTCTATTTGTTGGAGGGAATCACTTTAAGGGTATTCAAATTTTCTATGAGAAGTGATTTTTTAAAAGAAGTGATTTTGTGGTTGAAAATGATTTTTTATTCTCTAGCATAGACTCTTAAAATCATGATGGAGAATCACTTCATAAAATCAAAAGAAACGACTCACTGTCTCTTACTTTATTTTATAGAATCACTTCACAGAATCAAGAGTTACTTCTCTCAAAAAAATTTGGCACAACTCCTGCAGCATTGAACTCCGGGAGCTCTGTCAAAACGCCCCATCGTCATCCGATCTCACGATCGTCGGATCGTGGGTATTGCCGTAGGAGCCTCAAGATTAACACCAGATCATGTATGAATGCTGTGAGGTCCGTCTGAAAACAATGACCTTCGCTTGCGCGAATACGTACGTGTGCCCCCATCAGAATCAGCTGCCTGGCCAGTGGCCAGTTGGCCACACTGGCCTGCACCGGGAGGCTCGCGTCCGGTCGTCTCGTCCGGGCCCGTCATGTGATCACGGTCCACGGACTCGTGTCCTCTGCAGCAGCATTGAAGCCCCTCACAGCCTCCCTGCGCGGCTGCGCCGTATTCAATACCCCGGGCACCGTGCTCCCCGATCGAGCAACCAGCCAGGCAGCCAGCTACACACTCCTTCCCAGTCGCTCTATTTCACTGCCAAGCCACACTGCCATCCAACCAGCTGCAGGAATTTCTTCCCCAGCAGCACGGCAACAAGCGactgaggccctgtttagttgagTTTACatgtaaatgcaaaaaaaaaattgcgtggaaatcttgctaatttgaagtactaaatgaagtctatttataaaactttttgcacaaatgggttgtaaatcgcgagacgaatctaatgatgttaattaatccatgattaatcaataattatcggatggttactgtagcgtcactgttgcaaatcatggattaagtagactcattagattcatctcgcgatttacagtccatccatgcaaaaagttttgtaaatagacttcatttagtatttcaaattagcaagatttctttgcatttttttacgtttacggtttttttgcgtttacggggtggaaactaaacagggcctgaagCGAGCGAGATGActcggggaggaggcggcgcaagCGCGAGCGACGCCATCGTCGCCATGGCGTTCACCATCGCCTGCTTCTGCTgctccatcctcgccgccgacgcgggCACCACCTACTACGTCGGGGACAGCAACGGCTGGTCCTTCGGCAGCCCCAGCTGGCCCAACGGCAAGCACTTCCACGCCGGCGACACTCTCGGTACGCGCATCTATTGAGCCAGCCTGTGTTCTTCCGCCGCCGCGCTTGGCCGTGCCGTACGTGTTGGGCACGCACTGAAAAATAAAAAGGTCCGTTGCTTCTTGTGCGTGCCTGGCGCTTTGGCCGCCGCAGTGTTCAGGTACGGCCtcgttcggctggctggtggctggtagcTGGGCTAATTTGGCGtgaaagaaaaatactgctgtACTCCCTCCTTACTCATATTAGTTGTCGTTTTGGGCTCTAGGCCCGTTTTCGTAAAGATTGTCGTCGCTCGCCCACGGGGTCGCAGATGGACGCGATTGCCCCTGGCCTCCGCGCCCGTTCCGCACGACACGGAAATAATTCTCGTCGCCTCGTTTCTCGCTTTGCTcctcaccgccgcccgccggctctCATCGCCTCGTTTCTCTCGCTCCTTGCTGCCCGCCTCCATTCAACTCCCACAGCACACTCGCCTCCCTTCATCTCCCACGCACAGGCAGTCCATCCTTGCTTGCTTAGCTTCCTTGCTTTCTCGCTTCCTTGCTTTCTCGTTTTCATGCTGCAGTCCTTGCTTCGCTTCCTTGCTTGCTCGTGCCATGGAATTCGGCGCCATGGATTCCGGCGACATGAAGGTCGGAAGCACCATGGAGTCTGGCGCCTTGGAGGTCGGAAGCGCCATGGATTCCGGCGACATGAAGGTCGGAAGCGCCATTCCTAAACCTTGGCACGGTGTAGCCCAAATGTCGGACGCAGGTGCGCACCCGGCCATGCAAGAAAAATGCCATTGAAAAAAAAGCGTGTTGTGCCTAGGGGGACTCGAGCAGTCGATCCCCAGCCTCGGGACGCGGAGGACTAACCACACGAGCAACAAAGGATTGCTGTAAAGATAAGACCCGCAGCCATATTTAATAGGGACAAAGGAGGAAAAATACTACCTAATTAATCACTCCTTGGTAAGCACAATCCTGTTCTAAACGACAACTAATTcaggtatggagggagtatggtTGGCTGACTGGTGGCTAGACTGATTTtgcgtgagagaaaaacactgtgcTGGCTGGCTgaaccagccagccgaacaaggcctACGTCCCCTGGATCCACAACGTGGTGGCGGTGGACGAGGACGGGTACAACGGCTGCACGACGCCGCCGGGGTCGCGGACCTACACTTCCGGCAACGACCGCGTCACGCTCGCCAGGGGGGACACCTTCTTCCTCTGCACCCGCTACGGCCACTGCAACCTCGGCATGAAGCTCGTCGTCTACGCGGCGTGAGCAAgccttgccggcggcggccagccggCCGCGGTCGGCTTCCGTTGTGGCGGCACCGGGGTGATTTAGTGTTTAGTCTCGGTTCTACAAGCTATGAGTGCTTGCTGCGACTCTGTCCGCGTGTTGACTGACTGGATGTGCTTTGTTCAGTTGCTCTGGAGCAGGTTTACAAATCTGActggtccggtcaaaccgccgccctccggtagtgGTTtatcggaccggtttgaccggaaaccggttgaattcaaatccaaattcaaaatcgcatgtgcaaccggttccgaccggtttaccggccggtttgacagGTCTACCGGCCGGgatgaccggtttaccggccggtatgaccggtttgggaattttttatttttttgaattcaaatttgaattttgaattggggccggtagaccggtttgaccagtttaccggtcggtatgaccggtttgagaatttttatttttttttaatttaaatttgaattttgaattgggTTCGGTTTGATACCGGCTCAAACCGTAATCGagccggtccggtttgaccggttgaccggttaccggttccACCGATTTCGTTAAACTGCTCTGGAGTGAACTGCTTTGATTTCTACTGCCACTGCTACTTTATGTAATCCATTGTTAATGTCATATTTTGCCTGGACATTTGCTCTCCATGATAAATCGTTTGACATTTTCGCTGATGTACCATTCGACAGCAAGCCACCACGCTTGCTTGATTTGTTGCTTCATGGCCGCCGGGTTCCGGTcgccggcgggaggaggaagagcggTACCCATTTTCTAGAAGAACACTATGATTGTGGTTTGGATCATGGTGGCAGACTCCGCTTCTTCCTCAAGGCGTCGAACGCCACGCCGCCCTCCCCATTCCGCTACATCCTCCGCTGCTGTGACCTCATCATCTCCAAGCTCGCCGCCACGCACGGGCTTCTTCCTCGGCATGGAGTCCTTCGGCTCCTCACCCGCCTCACGCCCTCCGACGCCACTCATGGCTCTGGACCCGGCGAGAACGCAGAACCTCCTCTACGGTGCGGGCGCGCGCACAGCGACGCTCCGGCGAGCCACGGTGTGCAGCAAGAGGCGGTCCTGCGACGGACAGGAGTTTGGTGGATGGATAGGGTGGACGGTACTCCTCTCTGCCCTTTCTAGCCGTTGGATGGGAGATGTGTGGGCGAGATCAGCCTGCCGCGTATTTCAGTTCAAGAGCCATGCCATCCTCGTCAGCAGGCACGGCAGCTCCGCGACGGCACCATGGCGGAGGGCCAGAGCGTGCTGCGGCAGCCGGAGGAGCCCGACCGCGAGCCCCGCCGGTGGAGGTCGCTGCTGAGCAAGCGGCAGCCTGGCCGCCATTCGTCACGACCATCGGCCTCGCTTCAGAGTAGTACGAGGTCACCGGCCATGGCACCGCTCCGGGTTGTATTGTACGGCACCGCTTATCTGTTATCTCCTCATGCGACGTTGTAGCTGACGCTTGGAGTTGGAGGATTCGCCGTGGACTGGAAGCCGATGCGAAAGCCACCTCACCTCACAACTGAACATTCCTCTGAATCAGGCGAGCTCTGCTCGCCATCGACGAGTCTGTCTGCCTATCCACAAGCGTTGCTTGCATCGATcaaggccccgtttggttgcgcgatgtaaaaattttgaaaaggcatctttctatatttgaaataataaacatagattaatcacaaaaataattacagaactcgtctgtaaatcgcgagacgaatctaatgagcataattaatccgtcattagacgttgtttactgtagcattactgtagcaatttagcgtctgattacagcctaattaggttcattagattcgtctcgccatttacagataGCAGTcgtaatgcgttttttattttatctagatttaagtctccatgcaagtgccgaaaaaaaatttggaattttgatttttgtaactGAACACGGGCCAAGAAACAAAGTTGTTTGTGGCTTCCTCGATGCTGCTTGTGATCCTCCTTGCAAGATGCAGAAATGCAATGCTACTATCAAACCGTATGCAAGTATCGAAGCCGTAGAAATCTCTGAGTAAAGACAGCCAATGCAAATTGAACAATTAAGGTTTGGTATTTATCTAATGATTTTTTTTCGAGAatgtcggggggggggggggggggggggaagttGCCCCACCTTTTCATAGATCGAAGAAACTTGGCAAAGGCCAAAGCAGAGGTTTACAGGGGGGAGCACATGTTTGTCCAAACTGGACAAGCTgctccaaaaaagaaaaagaatggcaaCGCCATTATGGCACTCAAAACATGAGAGCGCCAGGTACATAGGTGTAGTTTAAGAGTAGGTTCACAGAAGCGGTGCGACCATATATCAATGTCAATCGCAATAAGCCGGAGGGTCGCCGCCGTAGAGGTTTGCAGGGACCTGAAAACTACGTCATTGCGGCGGTTCCAGATATGCCACAGGATAATAAGAAGTACATCATCCCAAACGTCAGCCGGAAGTTGTTAGGGGTAATGGCACATCCAAGGGGAGGCAGTCGTAGCACCCGTCGTCCCTATGGAGAGCGCCGACCAAATGTGTATTTATCTAATGATTGACTAGCCATGCATCCCCATTTCGTGATAGCGAGAAGGAAATGTGAGCGTATGGTCCTTAACTACTCCTGCACCTCATCATGGTGCACCCTTACAATTCAGTGAAATTTTGGAGATGAACAAACTATGGAGATCACGATCCGTTTGCGAGTACTGGGTTAGAAAAGGACGAAACGCAAACTCCTAACAAGGTGCATGCCAAATAGTTGAGCTTGCCTTTAGGCCTCGTTCGGCAGAACCCGGAATGGGCCGAAACGAGGCCCAATCCAGCCGAACAGGTTGCATgcaagggaaaaaaaagaaaaagtctatttttgaccatctaactattgcccgagtttgattttggccatTGAACTCCAAAATTGGGTATCTTcgaccatccaactatcaaaaccattCACTTTTGGCCATCCGgcggttttgctgacgtggacgccaaggtggggcccacttgtcagtgctacccccctctctcttttctctgtctccctctctctctcctctctcatctctctcctcccttcagacggccggcggcgggaagAGCAGGGACCGGCGGGAGGGCGGCCGGTGAAACGGCGTCGAGGCCATTGTGGTGCCGCGCGGCAGCCTGACGCCGGGCAACCGGCGCGAGCGGCGCTGCCAGGAAGCCGCAGCCGCGCACGGTGAGGCGTGAGGGCGAGGGAGCAGCAGGCAGTGGCTGGGCCACGGCGAGCCGTAGCAGGGGTGGTAGGGAgctgggcggcggtggccggagcaagggcggcggcgggcttgaGCAGCAGCCGGTGCAGGGGCCGCGCGAATCGGGCAGCGGGGACTACGCGGAGCCGGCACGGCGGCCGGTGCTGGGCGAGGCGTGCTCCGCGTCGCAGGCGcggtccgcggcggcgtgccggTGAGCCAGCTGCGGTGCTCGTCCTCGCACCCGCCGCACCTCTCCTGGGCACCACCGCCGCAGCTCCCCTGCCCTGGCGGCCCCCTCCCGCcgcttcctccttcctccccaccgccgccgtaCCCCCTGCCCCGGCGGCCCCAGCGccgctctctccttcctcccctaccccggcggccgccaccagcgctccctccttcctctcctgccccggcggcccccagcgccgctccctccttcctctccagCGCCGTTGCTGCAGCAGGGTGGGCCCGcaaggggcggcggctgcggctgcagcaGGTGGCGCCTGCTGTAgtacgtggcggcggcgcctgctgcAACAAGGGGCGGCGGTAGCAGCAGGCAGCACaagcagcaggggcggcggcactgctcgagcagggggcggcggtagcagcaggcagcacaagcagcaggggcggcggcactgctcgagcagggggcggcggcgcgccagcGGCAGCAGGCAGTAGGGGGCCGCCGAGCAGAGGGaccgggagagaggagagagagagggtggagaaaagaaagataaagaggAGAGATGATGGCTGATAAGTGGGCCCCACCTCCACGTGGCGTCCACGTCAGCGAAACCGCCCTGCAAAACCACCGGATGACCACAAGTGAATGATTTTGATAATTGGATGGTCGAAGATACCCGATTTTGGAGTTCAATGGCCATAACCAAACTCGGGcaatagttggatggtcaaaatggactttttccagGGAAAAAAGCTCACTTTTGAGTAGAATTATTTCTTTGGACCAGTGCAAATCCAGGGTCCCAAAAATTATTGTCGGTGTGAGTAAAAAGTAATTTGAAAAGCTTACATGTACCACCAGAACTAGCAAGATTTGGGAAACAAATTcaactttttctttctttctttttgagtTTCACATTCCATCAGTCAGATTATAAATACGGACCAGTCGTTGCTATTTGCATTAGAACATATTATATTTGTTCTCGAGCAACTTTTTACATGTCTAGTTTCTTTAGTTTTTCCCCTCTAGTTGATATTTCAGAAATCACCCTGGCCAAAACAATCCAAACGAGATGACTGATGGTCAACTGCAATTTTAATTTGATTAAAAATCACAAACCCAAAAGATTAGGTCAACCGATATTTTTTCCTGCGATCTAGAGTTAACATTGCATAAAGAACGCAATATTTGTATGTAGTAAACATGGTGTCCATGGAGACGAAGCACATGTTACTCACTTGGTTAGTTTGCTGCATTATTATGCACGTCTTCTCCCGTGCCCACACCATGTTAGCAAAGGCATAGGCGCAGGTCTACAAATTTCATAATccttccgttctaaattataagtcattccaaaaatcttggaaagtcaaactatttcaaagtttgaccaaaattatagagagaaatacaaagatttatgacatcaaataggtatactataaaaatataactaacaaaaaatctaatgatacttaat
This window contains:
- the LOC120688703 gene encoding uncharacterized protein LOC120688703, which gives rise to MTGPDETTGREPPGAGQCGQLATGQAADSDGGTRTYSRKRRLYPRFQPKVPKPQSRLLLPRKSINQIPPAPPPLQGAEPPSAPPPQGTRRAAAAVAGDRATGAAGARATATGGPRCLWLPPSLSPVCCVPFLALAPCHASPFSTRRLPKFAARSSGGGGGSCPEPKPGDNGSKAVLDAFFLGKAFAEALTERVESVVGEVFSVVGQW
- the LOC120693299 gene encoding basic blue protein-like; the encoded protein is MTRGGGGASASDAIVAMAFTIACFCCSILAADAGTTYYVGDSNGWSFGSPSWPNGKHFHAGDTLVFRYVPWIHNVVAVDEDGYNGCTTPPGSRTYTSGNDRVTLARGDTFFLCTRYGHCNLGMKLVVYAA